Genomic DNA from Porites lutea chromosome 4, jaPorLute2.1, whole genome shotgun sequence:
tgagaaaacagccgtctTTTTTAGAACGAgcacaaaaattccatactgaagacgtatcactacccagatctgggtagagcTTCTAATTGGTCGAAGCAAATTTCCTACGCGATACGACCAATCAGTAGGACTACTACATCATTTGGCGAAACCGGTGGTGGCTTTGGAAAATGTCTACCGTTTACTCAGGCTAGCCTATGATAAGATATATAAAATAATTGACTCAGCAAAATGATTGATCAAAATAGTTTCTGGAAACATTCGAACGCACGTGATAAGATAATGCGTTATATGTAACTCTTTTATTGAGCAATTTCACTGAGACCCTAAACATTATCTCTGGGTGGTCAGCGTACACTCGAAGCAAAACTGCCGTAGCATCATCGATCGGGGGCATGAGAAACAATCAACAGCTGTCTTTTATTTTAGATACATATTTTTTATAAGATGAATTGATTTCTTCACAGTGTCTTCAGCacgaagaatttttttgtttttgttttttaatacttcagaaaaaaaaaggattttactaATGCATTCAACAAGTAGCAAGCATTTGACTTCTTTGTAAAGACCTCTAAGAATATTTCCAACCTTTTTTGACGAAAATAGCAATATTCGCTGTTTATTGCTTGTAAAGGTTCTGCTTATTCTTAATTGAAGGCGAATTTCTATAAGTACTTTTTTTAGTCCAGAGGCCTTGCTGTGGGAGAAAAATTCCAACAAGCGACATGACCTTGAAACATCGACATAAGACAGCTAAAATAGCGGAAAACGATTCAAAGATGAGTTTAAACTGCGACAGCGACGAAGAAAAGCGCAAATGCAATGGTTATATACCGACAGGTACATAGCTTTCCCCGGAGTGCGCAAATTGAAGGGTTTTGAAGTTCACTTGTACTGGCCATGGGGTAAATAAATAGAATATTAGTAAAGTCAACTTGATAAAGAAGGACAACTCGTAATACAAATATTTCACATGCAGTTGTTGATTCTCAGTTTTAGCAACTGAACTGTGATGTCCTTTGATGACCCTTTCCAGTTTGGTAATGATGTTTCTTGACTTGTGAACACCTTTTGTTTATGAATACAATATGTATTCAAAGGTTTTTTCCCGCTAGTGCTGGTTTCTCCTTCTTCTATGTTTTCGTTATTCGTTCGTTGGCCGCACCGAGTTCGAAGAAGTATCGCTTTGAACGCTTGGCGGTATTTTGGAATAGTCCATGCATAAAGAAAAGGGTTTAATCCCGAATTCAGGAACAAAAGCGGCTCAGACAATCTGCTTAGGATTTTTACCATCGAAATTTCCATGCAAGACTCGCAGAGAAGTTCTACATGAAGCATAATGTAAAGAGGAAGCATGCAAAGGATAGCGAccaacaaaagaagaaatacagttttcgtcattttcttttctgattTGGCATTAGCTTCGATCTCATCGTGCGTGGGCTTTCTTTTAGTCTGGCTGTTGAAACCTTGGGCCTGTAATGACAGAGCCAGCTGGTTCCTAATTTTGTAATAGATAGAAATATACAGCCCAATTAAGATCGCCCCAAAAAAGGTGTAGTTAACGTGCAAATCCACCCAGTAAAATATATCTTCTGGCACTCCCATGAATCGTAACAAGCTAAAAATGATTGAGTATATCCAAAGAAGAATTATCATTGTCAAAATACGCTTAACATCCATTTTTTGCGCATGTAATAAAGGTGAAGCAACGGCAACGTACCTATCCCAAGCCAACAAAAGAATAGACCAAATAGAAGCGTTTACAAAAACGTAGGCAGTCGATTCTCCTATAATGTACAAAGTATACGCCTCTTTTCCTATGTAGCTGGTTATTTCATAGGCTGCATATAAAGGCTCGGTTATCAAGCCTGTGAGTAAGTCCGCAATTGCCAAATTTACCACCAAATAATTTGCCGTACTCCTCAGGCGTCGAAATGGATCTAGGTAAATTGTCAAACAAAGGGCTGAATTTCCTACAACCGCAATTATTCCAACGAACAAATTCACTATGCCGATTATCAAGGCAGTTTCCTTGCTCTCCGAACTAATTTCTCCAGTGTTACTTGCACTGCTGTTTGAAGCCATGGCTAAACCGAATGGCATTCACCATTAGACGGCGTTTTTCTGTGAGCCAAAAACATAATATCCAACCGAGGTATAAAAAGGGGTATATTGAACGCTTCACCACTTGAGACGAAACAAGTTATTTTCCAGCAAAACAGCGTGAACGGTTAAAAAGAGGTTTTTTCGCAGTTCGTCTTATTGTCAGCCAGTTCTCTTGTTAGTATAATTAAAAGGAATCTATTAAAAAGGTCTGACTGAATTTATTATTGGCAATACCGAGGAAGCTCAAAAGCCGTCTTTAATTTGCATATGAACATTATTTACAAGTTCGAGTTAATGGCTCCAATCGAAGTTATATTTTTCATTGTTAACTACTTGagaaatttttttcctggtGCACTTAAAACGCAGCAGGTACTTGAGTCTTTTCTAAAGACCTCTGCGGTACGAAAGAGCGACTATTATCCTACACTAAAAAGAGTAAAAAGCAATTAGATACATTCACATGTTTATTTATTCTAACCAATTAGCTCTGAAAAACCGGAAGATTTTTTCCGTGGCAGATGCTATGACAAGAAGTAATttggtttgaaagaaaatgCGTTGGAACAAAATGATACGGAAAGGAAATCGCGGCATTTTTTGCCTAAAGAAGACGTCACATTTGCAACATCCTCACTCTCTCTGGAAAGAAGTAAGTTAAGACAAGAGAGAAAAGGCGGTGACCCTTACATAATCGATTTTTCTCAATCTTTATGTTATTGTAAACATTGCCCACTGGCAGTTTTCACGGACCCTAACcctcacacacaaaaaaataaggCCCAAGCTAATCAAACAGCTCGCGCATTGGATATCAGCAGAAACTCATCAgatgttagtaaaatccaactagtgctctattatcaatgctacgttctgattggttgagctactactaggttataattatgttatagcccactagtagcgaaagttgttttgtctcgatatttttgaccatttagttggattttactaaaacaaattCGCCCCCAtagcctctgagtcaatagcccattcgggatcgaggaataattgttaagtaagCACAGCAAAAAATATACGCTAAAGAGTAGAtcaatttacttttgttatATAGAGCCGCCAACTAGAAGAAGATTTCAGTGATCAGTCCTTTTTCTTGCGCTTGATGCAATTGTATATACATACAAAAACCACTTATtcttaataataaaaacaaagtcTATGGCGGAATTTCATTAAACAATGATCCAGTTTTAAATAATAACCAAATAAAACTCACACACACACTAAAAAATATGCACCTTAACTGCCTAACCCTAAACCCCACCTGAACAACTTCGAATTGAGAAATGTTTTAACATAACAAGCGCATTCCCTCGCTGTTAAACTTTAAGAATATTCATCACATATATGCGCGCCATGGTGTCGGCTACTGTTAGGGGCTCGCGCGGGTACGAATTTCCTTTATAATGAGTATTAAAACTTTAAAGCAGAATAATCAAGATGTTCATTTATTTAATCCAATGGACAATTCACTTTACACATACTCATTCAAACGTCAAACGACTTTAAGAACAGAAAAATGATTAATAAGGATATCATGCCAAACATGAGAATAGTGCCTTTAGTTATCGATATCCTCATTTAACTTACCACGATTCCAAAACCGGCCGATGATACATTTTTACACGATAAAGTTTCCATCTCAAACAAACTATTGTTCACAAATACTAGTGGCAGGAATGtgctttattttcaaatttaaaaaaaaaaagaaaataaaatagaggttGCTCAATTCCCTTACCTCCAGCCgggaagaaaaatttttgaGAATAGTTAGgactatttttaaattttgaaggTATATTTCCGATGAACACCTTTTGTCACTACAGAACTCGCTTGTAAGTGTGTAATATACTTGTAGTGTAAAACAAATAACTGATTACAACGTGAAAATCAAACATGCAGCTACTTATAACCAGATAAGAATTATAGAAAagataaaacgaaaaaaaaagttgttggtGAAGGATTGAAATGAATACATTCAACGCTTCTTCCTCGTCAAGAGAAGGTTTTCCCAATAAATTTAAAGCCTACTTGATGTTAAGCTGCAATGAGGCCTCCAGGatagcctgcgtcgcaggcgcttggaagtagtgggcgaaagagggaataatttttaataatttatcgAGTAATATGATTAAAAAAATGCCATTGATAGCACCCTGGTCGTTATCAAATGAGCAAAACGTAACATATCTGCCTAAAACAGTTCAAGCCAAATGTTTTCACTTGTGTCCCATGAACGGATTCGCAAGCACCAGTACACAATCACACTCTAAATTTTTATAGCACCCACTAACGGGTTCATCGGGAGAAATGGCTATTGTTCTAGGGACATTTACTTACAGTCAGTGAAAGTTTCAAGGTCTGTCATATCGCCCATTGTTATTCTAAAATACTAAGGAAGAGGCAATTTCATTGGTTACCATGAACGCACGGCTTTGCACATCATCAGGAAGTAGGCGGGTTAAACGTACAATAGCCGAATCGCTCTTTTGTTTTCCCTGTACGTACTATAGATTTTGTCCATCTGAAACATGTCTACAAAATTGAAAACACTCGTATCTTTTCGCAAAATAATACTGGGATGTACTTTTCCCGCTGGAATTTGTGAACAATACATTCACTAAGGAAGGAGGTTAACCAtgtaaaaaattcatttcacgtCAGGGGTTTTCGTTGATCAGTGACTGGTCCTTTACAGCGAGGATACtatttgaataaaacaaaatattttgtacGTCTAGCAGTGGAAATCTTGAGAACTAGCGGCGAActgttaaaacaaagcttttcaTTCTTTGAGGACTTGACAGGGTGGCCTCGTGAAAAGAGTCTCCATCTGCTCTATGCCTTGGAACAGGAGCATAAGCAGCCGCCGAAAGCCAGGGGTATGCCGtataaactgccgcttataattAGCCCTACAgggcttatacatcttcgttAGGGGtcttaggagggcttataaacgcTTAATTTCCCAGGGGGCTTATAACTGGAATAGAAATAAGtgcttcgaaacaagctataCCAGCCtctgatcaaaatacgttttgaaTCGGCAACtgatttaatttattatatagacaccgGTGAAATACTAGGATTTTACCAGTGACGAAAATTTGGTATCCAGtgataataaacagaatattacaTGCCCGCTTGTGGATACGAGTTTTATCTTCTCGAGTTGCACACTCGACGATAAAATTCCTATCCACGCGCGGGCATGGATGATAGACGTGCAAATAGACGGGCCTTTAActgtgaggggaggggggtgacatgtataagcggcagtttacggtattccCTTTGTGGTGAGAGGAAATGGGTTTTAGCTGCTCTATCCCGAAGCTCTTGAAGAGAAATCAGTTCATGCAGCAGCCCTGGGCTGTAGAAGAAATTACTCTCTGAAATATAGGCGATTACAATTTACGTTCTCTTTTAAGGAGCAATTAAGATGCACTTGTTCAAGAAAGCATTTGCTTGTTACAGCCAGAGCCTCTGTTAGCGTGGCTACtagcaaattttaaatttagatttagttttaatttatattttaggaaatttttacaggtttttagcttttaattaattttagacAGTATGTTATATAATTTGTATATATCTTTTATAGACACATGTGTAAGCTTAAATATAGCTTATATATATTTAAGGGCATTTGAGCATATTCACATACTAATTTGCGCCGGactagcattttttttttattattattaaagttaCCAGTCGCTGTTCAAGAATtaaatgagcccgcgctcctccGAGCAAAAAGCATCATGCGAGAATTCATGTCTCtggcttttttgttgttttggctGCTAAAGCTTCCCATTTCCGTTTTAAATTCAAAGAAATTAATGATTTTATTTCCAAAATTATATCTTATTAGGAGTCCATAACCTGGAGAGTGCACTGACCTCCAATAGGTAGTCCGTGCAACAGGGTTTTCACAGATCAGTATACTTTTGGCATCATATTAGAAAATACATTCCCGCGAGAATGGTAGCGCCGTCTGTGCGTGTGCTCATCAATAGTACATGGTGGCAAAAAGGAAACATTGGCCGGATGTTATAAAAACATCAGAATACTATTTTCTACTCTCTCGTTTTTGCTGCCTGATTAGTAAGACGAAATATTTGATGGTCAAAATTCGTAAATTGAACTGGTCTTTGAAAACGCTATTGCATGGCCACAAAAGAATTGTGCGTTCCggcttatgggctcctgattttACATGTtgccaaaaatcttttttgcaGGGCCTCTTTACCTGGATGCTGGCTCAGTTGTTGTGGCTTTTGCAGTTGTGGGTTCGGTGGTTGGTTTTTTTGTCACAGGCGTGGCGGTGGTTGATAAAGCCTCGGGAACTGCTTTGCAGGTGGACGGCTTGGAGTACCTGCTTGACTTTGTCTCGTCATACAGATCAGCCCAGGAAACAAGGTCACCTATTCCCTGGTTGCATGTTTTTGCGAAGGTTGCGATTTCTTGATTTGTGAGAACGCGGTTCCAAAGATTGACCTGGGTCATACGCATTTTATTTAACGACAAAGCCTCTCCGTACTTAAACTTTCCAATTCTTCGTCCTATAAAGTCGTTATAAATGCCGTAGGCTTCCCTCTCTCCGTCAAAATATATCGACCAGACAGCTGTCTTACTTGACCATAAAATGCAGATTTGATGCCATAGTTTATCCTTTAATACATCGACGTTCAGCCTTAATTCAAACAAATTATGAGAACGTTGAGCCGTTAATATAATGTAAGGAATTTACCAGAAAAGTCCGTGCTATGAGATAACAAGAATAACAAAGTGAAGAACGCATTGCCAAGTAAATTTTATCTCCATATCGAAAAATTAAGTGAGCTTTTCTTATCCTTGCAATGTAAGAACCATGCCATTCTCCAAAACGTCAGTCTCTTCTGTTTTGCTCTACAAAGTCATTTTTGGGAGCATAAGGTGCGCAATACATTGGGAATAAATGTGTAAAATGTTAGCTAGATGTGGAGAATTGTGACATTTGGCATGCACCTGACATCGACTATGCTAAGACTAACCGAACAAATGTGTCACATAAAGCATGACAATATCCCTACGAAACTATATATggtaaattttgaatttggaGGCTCCAAAAGTTAAAGAAACTCAGTTGTTGATTACCTTTTATTTATGCCACCATGTACGTACAGGAAGTAAAGACTGTCACCTTCCCCAGTTAAGGAAGTGAGCATGTTCATTCCCTGCATCTCCAGCCAAACCGGAAATGCCATGTGGTTATCTTTTTTCCATGTTCCTTCTGTAAGCTTTAGCCACATGCATGTGCTGAGTTCATCCCCGATCGAGATATCTCTCACCTCAATTGGAGTTCCAGTGCCTACTTCTACTTTCCCTTCATAAGATgctaaaaaagttttaaaaggcCAGTTAATTACTTTGCTGCATATTGCAGGATTTACGCGTGTTTCCACTTTCAAGTAACACATTTAAGTCTGATGGAAAAGGCCTGATCATAGTTGGGATTATAGTTGGgctgactttaaaaaaaaattgcgaggCTTCAATGATAAGAATTAAGACGAGAAGATCACAATAAAGTACTGAAGTGGAAACGCTTCCTGGCATCTTAAGAACACACATTCAAAGCGAATTGCTGGTTTGCAACGTCTGGGGAACCTGTACATCAGCATCCTACTAGTTCCCTCGGATATCGTCACGTTTACATTTTGAATCTACTGTAAGTCAATACACTTACGAACACATTCCCGTTTTTTGTTTATCATAGATGTTGCCGGGCATTCGTCAAGACATCTCGAGCTCCCTGCTGCCTTAACAACTCTACATGCGTTGCACTGTTCATCATTGTCCGGTGCTTTGCAAcctaaatattatttaaaataaaaggtCAAAGCAAGAGCCTTTCGTCAAATCTCTGAGAACTGTGGGAAGGGTCGGGGCGGGGAAAGCAATAGAGATACTTAGATTAAACcactttttacaattttaaaaaattcataatGAGGTTTAAGGTAGAAGTCACGTAGAAGTCACAATAATAACCTTACGAAGGGAAACGAAATGAACGTGCCGGGGCTTTCGCTTGTTTTTGTTGATcttaaaagaattttctttccaAAGAAGGAAATGATTTTTTGCTTCCTGTGACTGGTTCTTAATGTATTTCATGTTCGGGGTTATTCTTAAGTCGTGAAAGCTATAGGCGCATGACCCTTCTGCTCACTGTCACATGAAGGAAGATTAATAAGAttttccctccctccccctccctttGGTTCTTATTTGTCCTAGTGGGACGGCGGATGTGCTCTCCATCACCCTTGCTTGTGTAAAATTCTTGTGTATCTGGAATATTTGccgtttttttaaattgaataaaCGGCCACTTCTGTGGCCTAATTCATCCCCAAATCAATACGCCATTATTTGGGTCCGAGCCtgcagagctcacccaaagcgagactcTGCCAGTATCAATAATTCTTTAGCAATATATGTAAAGAAACATGGCAAAGTAAATTGAAATTTTGCGAAACAGGTGTCTAATGTGAAGATTATACCAATTTAAAATCCTACCAACCTGCCACGGGATTGCAGGTTCTGTGACAATTCTTTGCACACAGATTTTCGATTTCGTCTTTCTTGGTATCCCCCTTGCACTGGATATCCGTTCGATTATGCGAGACTATGTGAGCGTCCATGATATTGACTGGCTCGTCCTTGTTTCCAAAAGCATAAAACCTTACATCAAAATTTCTGTCGTTGTCTATCAGGTAAAGATAGACGTTTCCAGCGTCCCTGGTACCTTGGTTCTTGCCGTACTCGATCAACGTGTTTTTACCAGAAATGGTGATGCACACAAAGTAAGACTCGAAAATAACGCCTTCCCCAATGGCCACAGCATTTACATCGGTAATGGATGGTGAGTCAGACGCTGCCTCTTCACCCTACACCAGCGTATAAAATGCTTGTAGCTTAAACTGACTATTGCTAACGAAAACTATTTTAACAATtaaatgatcatcgcagtttaATGTACACAATAAGGAAAGCGTAAACACATAAGGCTTGAAAGAGATTCGAACCCGGCCcatgacctctgcgataccggtgcagtgCAGCTAACCACTGAGCTTTCAAGCCAGCAGGGAGCGGGGTCGATACTTCGAATTCCGTGACATATCCGTAGAagattaaaatataaattaaagtgAATTTATGAAATCTGCTACACTTGAACTGCGGAAGAAAGCTTTAGCAAATGAAAGATCATCACACTGAAACAGTTTATAGAAAAAATGTTTCTCCCGCAGTTCAATATACGACTTAAATATCATATACACTGTATTCACTTTGAATTCATACAATTAGCTTTGTTGCCTCCAGATAACCTCTTCCTTTCAACTTGAGCTAATGGCGCGCAGTAAAGACGTCACATGAGGGTCTTACAAGGAATATATTAGTAGTATAGTGGGGAAGAAATGAGCCCATGGCCATCCTCTTTTAGCCGAATCAAAAATATGGAGGATTCATTTCAAAACCaaatgatttctttaattttatacCTTTTGCTAActctttcaaaaacaaaaaaaacacttttcaacATACCTTAAAGATGACAAccttttttgtggaaatttccACGACATAACGTGCTTGGAAGTTTTTTGGTGAAGCACTGAACACCACGTATATCGTTCCACTAGACGCTGCAGTAAAGTGAAGACATTGCCCTTGCATGTCTTCCAAGTCTATACGGAGGACATTGGACCATTCGGCGTGGCAAGGTACCCCTATACTGGGTGCGGCGGAAGACCCGCTTCTCTTGCTAGCATGCTCGTCTCGGCTTACTGATTCCACCCGTGCTAATGGTATTCCAATCAAGTCAGTTGGCAATGTAGGAAACACTTTCTTTGATGATTTGTAATCTTCTTCAGCAAGATATAAAAACCCTTTCTTTTCGTTGTAGGATAAATTCAATCCAAATATAGACATTTTACGTTTTCGGTGGTAATTTGTCGAACCACTGAAACCGCTATACAGGTGAAATGTGTTATTACCGTCACTTGTGTACCATTCACCATCCCTTAAGAAAATATAGATATGAAATACTTGTAAAGTTctgttttgaaattttccaaTGGGCTTTACTTAGATGGCACCAAACTCTACAGATTTCTCCGTCCGCCAATCTCTTTCCTTCTAATCAATCATGTTTAATTTTTCAGTGACCTTTTTTCCTCCTTCTACACGTATCTTTTGAGTGACAATTAAATACAACATGGTGTTCAGAGTGGGGATGAGGAGGAA
This window encodes:
- the LOC140934735 gene encoding adenosine receptor A3-like, which codes for MASNSSASNTGEISSESKETALIIGIVNLFVGIIAVVGNSALCLTIYLDPFRRLRSTANYLVVNLAIADLLTGLITEPLYAAYEITSYIGKEAYTLYIIGESTAYVFVNASIWSILLLAWDRYVAVASPLLHAQKMDVKRILTMIILLWIYSIIFSLLRFMGVPEDIFYWVDLHVNYTFFGAILIGLYISIYYKIRNQLALSLQAQGFNSQTKRKPTHDEIEANAKSEKKMTKTVFLLLLVAILCMLPLYIMLHVELLCESCMEISMVKILSRLSEPLLFLNSGLNPFLYAWTIPKYRQAFKAILLRTRCGQRTNNENIEEGETSTSGKKPLNTYCIHKQKVFTSQETSLPNWKGSSKDITVQLLKLRINNCM
- the LOC140934736 gene encoding uncharacterized protein — translated: MNKLVDKQLKIIDEAQEKASNFLAKNIKLDIMPDKGWSTPDMFVPSGYHMETALSEVEKPEKEQGEVPYTYAPNTGVGYVMMNGCWGTNYTASDPCYNAKWTSNVCQNMIDGAAFLGVGFDGRGDYSPESRKMSIVQRNCKNKATYDDFDVPDTMNVHGIYDTSATMHTFESRAEFQQYLQKEAGVSGSYFGFYAGARKAWGSSTSTAGQQFMSVLDIDVDRYEIFMDEVKPEDLSVAFLREFMKLPRSYFDARAPTKYQNFIQRWGTHYIKSARFGGELEIRKRMDAKEAGSKTQFSEKMEFEYKTLFASVGAKYTNEGGVSVRQQTKTTSTEVEAKGGSQDIASILSDIYSPTFKTEFKEWLQSIPKYPKAYKFVMGKTSDLVNFRASDLFPEEKVSYGCEGKAAEIETDKDGRKFYYTFPIKGTKKKVYCEYDSRQNLETAIMDKRTSLKRAIEIYMEEGPVSLSDVRLEKCPPDTVTNPTTKPTTQPGQSADKWMNDKVAVPKWKELIRGDSTFQVTFDMLSDLTNPLHIAFSISKDMRRNVRYRDGEWYTSDGNNTFHLYSGFSGSTNYHRKRKMSIFGLNLSYNEKKGFLYLAEEDYKSSKKVFPTLPTDLIGIPLARVESVSRDEHASKRSGSSAAPSIGVPCHAEWSNVLRIDLEDMQGQCLHFTAASSGTIYVVFSASPKNFQARYVVEISTKKVVIFKGEEAASDSPSITDVNAVAIGEGVIFESYFVCITISGKNTLIEYGKNQGTRDAGNVYLYLIDNDRNFDVRFYAFGNKDEPVNIMDAHIVSHNRTDIQCKGDTKKDEIENLCAKNCHRTCNPVAGCKAPDNDEQCNACRVVKAAGSSRCLDECPATSMINKKRECVPSYEGKVEVGTGTPIEVRDISIGDELSTCMWLKLTEGTWKKDNHMAFPVWLEMQGMNMLTSLTGEGDSLYFLYVHGGINKRLNVDVLKDKLWHQICILWSSKTAVWSIYFDGEREAYGIYNDFIGRRIGKFKYGEALSLNKMRMTQVNLWNRVLTNQEIATFAKTCNQGIGDLVSWADLYDETKSSRYSKPSTCKAVPEALSTTATPVTKKPTTEPTTAKATTTEPASR